One window of Triticum dicoccoides isolate Atlit2015 ecotype Zavitan chromosome 5A, WEW_v2.0, whole genome shotgun sequence genomic DNA carries:
- the LOC119297415 gene encoding PHD finger protein PERSISTENT TAPETAL CELL 1-like yields the protein MAAKMVISLGGSRRRKRGEVLFRFDSFCQPGYPAQLAGAFRDNVRTLLGLAHLEAGVQGETRCWSFQLELHRHPPTVVRLFVVEEEVAASPHRQCHLCRVIGWGRHLICSKRFHFVLPKRESSVETDGLCYGIGHGGGGAEKASKGTATSRGHLLHGIVHLNGYGHLVALHGFEGGSDFVSGHQIMDLWDRICSALHVRTVSLVDTARKGHMVLRLLHGVAYGDTWFGRWGYRYGRPSYGVALQSYQQSLHALQSIPLCVLVPHLSCFSQELPMVVTKYQAISGHKLLNLGDLLRFMLELRTRLPATSVTAMDYRGIMSDASCRWSAKRVDMAARAVVDALRRSEAPATRWVTRQEVRDAARTYIGDTGLLDFVLKSLGNHIVGNYVVRRAMNPVTKVLEYCLEDVSSVLPAAVGAGAGVPPGHGKMRVRFHLTRAQLMRDLVHLYRHVLKEPSQALTTGAFGAIPVAVRMVLDIKHFVKDYHEGMAATNSGVVGHVYISLCCTLIVRNGSPELVPPYETVTVPAHATVGELKWEVQRLFRDMYLGLRTFTAECVVGIGAGLEASPALGLIGVGSTVVVEGVVGEQQEPAEEGDQRKKAATVCEGGGDVGERVVDCVCGADDDDGERMACCDICEAWQHTRCAGVADTEDVPHVFLCSRCDNDVASFPALNC from the exons ATGGCTGCTAAGATGGTGATCAGCCTGGGGGGCTCGCGGCGGCGGAAGCGCGGCGAGGTGCTGTTCCGGTTCGACTCCTTCTGCCAGCCCGGCTACCCGGCGCAGCTCGCCGGCGCGTTCCGGGACAACGTCAGGACCCTGCTCGGGCTCGCGCACCTGGAGGCCGGCGTCCAGGGGGAGACCAGGTGCTGGTCGTTCCAGCTCGAGCTGCACCGCCACCCGCCCACCGTCGTCAGGCTCTTCGTCGTCGAGGAGGAGgtcgccgcctcgccgcaccgCCAGTGCCACCTCTGCCGTGTCATCG GTTGGGGTCGGCACCTGATATGCAGCAAGAGGTTTCACTTCGTGCTGCCCAAGAGGGAGTCCTCCGTGGAGACCGACGGGCTGTGCTACGGGATCGGCCACGGTGGCGGCGGCGCCGAGAAGGCGTCGAAAGGGACGGCGACCTCCAGGGGCCACCTGCTGCACGGCATCGTGCACCTCAACGGCTACGGCCACCTCGTCGCCCTCCACGGCTTCGAGGGCGGCTCCGACTTCGTCTCCGGCCACCAGATCATGGACCTCTGGGACCGCATATGCTCAGCCTTGCACGTAAG GACGGTGAGCCTTGTGGACACGGCGAGGAAAGGGCACATGGTGCTCAGGCTGCTGCACGGCGTCGCGTACGGCGACACATGGTTCGGCCGGTGGGGCTACAGGTACGGCCGCCCGAGCTACGGCGTCGCGCTGCAGTCGTACCAGCAGTCCCTCCACGCGCTCCAGTCCATACCGCTCTGCGTGCTCGTGCCGCACCTCTCCTGCTTCAGCCAGGAGCTCCCCATGGTGGTCACCAAGTACCAGGCCATCAGCGGCCACAAGCTGCTCAACCTCGGCGACCTCCTCCGCTTCATGCTCGAGCTCCGGACCCGCCTGCCGGCCACCTCCGTCACCGCGATGGACTACCGCGGCATCATGTCCGACGCGTCGTGCCGGTGGTCGGCCAAGCGCGTGGACATGGCGGCCCGCGCCGTCGTGGACGCGCTCCGCCGGTCCGAGGCGCCGGCCACGCGGTGGGTCACGCGGCAAGAGGTGCGCGACGCGGCGCGCACCTACATCGGCGACACGGGCCTCCTCGACTTCGTGCTCAAGTCCCTCGGCAACCACATCGTTGGCAACTATGTGGTGCGGCGCGCCATGAACCCGGTGACCAAGGTGCTCGAGTACTGCCTGGAGGACGTGTCCAGCGTGCTCCCGGCGGCGGTCGGagcaggagccggcgtgccgccgggCCACGGCAAGATGAGGGTGCGGTTCCACCTCACCAGGGCACAGCTCATGAGAGACCTTGTGCACCTGTACAGGCACGTGCTCAAGGAGCCGAGCCAGGCGCTCACCACCGGCGCGTTCGGCGCGATCCCGGTGGCGGTAAGGATGGTCTTGGACATCAAACACTTCGTCAAGGACTACCACGAAGGGATGGCTGCCACCAACAGCGGCGTAGTCGGGCATGTCTACATCAGCCTTTGCTGCACCTTGATCGTGAGGAACGGGAGCCCGGAGCTGGTTCCGCCGTACGAGACGGTGACCGTGCCGGCGCATGCCACCGTGGGCGAACTCAAGTGGGAAGTGCAGAGGCTGTTCAGAGATATGTACCTCGGCCTGAGGACCTTCACGGCTGAGTGCGTCGTGGGGATCGGCGCCGGCCTAGAGGCCAGCCCGGCGCTCGGACTGATCGGCGTGGGGAGCACCGTCGTGGTCGAAGGGGTGGTCGGCGAGCAGCAGGAACCGGCCGAGGAGGGCGACCAGAGGAAGAAAGCGGCTACCGTGTGCGAGGGGGGCGGCGACGTCGGAGAGAGGGTCGTAGACTGCGTATGTGGCgcggacgacgacgacggcgagcgCATGGCGTGCTGCGACATCTGCGAGGCATGGCAGCACACGCGGTGCGCCGGGGTCGCGGACACGGAGGACGTCCCGCACGTCTTCCTCTGCAGCCGGTGCGACAACGACGTGGCTTCGTTCCCGGCCTTGAACTGCTAG